TTCCAAAATTCAGCTTCCATTTGGTTTAACATTCTGCGTGCGACAAGCGAACCAGCATTGTTAATCAGAATATCTAAACCACCAAAAAATTCCACTGTTTTAGCAAGCATTGCATTGGCATCATCTTCCTTTGTTAAATCACCACTTATGGCAATTGCTTTTTGTCCTTTACTACTTGCATATTCAACCAATTTGTTAGCTGTATCAGCACTCGAAAAATAGTGAATTGCAACATTGGCACCTCTATCAATAAAATGTTTAGTAATTGACTCTCCAATACCTTGAGCACCAGCAGTTATCAGAATATTTTTACCAATTAATTTATTATTATCCATAATATTTTAAATTTATTGAGTTAATTGTTATTGTTAAATTTAAACTTACTACAATAGTCTACTCCATTCTCTTGTATTGCATTCTAAAAAGAAAGCAACTTATTTAGAATGTAGATTATAATGCTTCTATTATCCCCAAAATTCCAGTGTATGAAATAACACATGAAAAGAAGAGTGCAGCAAACAAGCCAATATTTACTCCAATATTTGTCTTGTAGTTTTTCATTACTTTTTTATTGTTGACCATTAGAATAATTCCTAGAACAACAACAGGTAAAACGAAAACATTAAATACTTGAGATAAAATTTGCATTTCGATTGGATTGGCACCAAAAACAGGCACTATTAATGCTACCAAACAGGCTATAAAAGTTATAATTTTAAACTGTCGTGAACTTGTATCTAATTCACCAGACTGATAATCGGCAATTAATAAAGGAGCAATTAACAAGCAAGGAAAAATAGAAGAAAGTCCTGCACTTAAAGTTCCAAAAAAGAAAATAGTTACGGCTAAATTCCCAGCAATTGGTTCTAAGGTATTTGCCATATCCAATACCTGAGTTACTGGCTTCCCACTATAATATAAAGCCCCACAAGCAACAGCCATAACCGATCCACTAATTACAAATACCAATATAGCGGCTACAATAGAATCCTTTTTTTGTTCTTTTAAGTTCTTAATGGTCCACCCTTTACCTCTTACAAAAAGTGGTCTCGATAAAAATGTAGCTGCCGCCATAGTTGTTCCAACAAATGCCGCAGTCATCATTTTACCACCAGGCACATCTGGAATTGTTGGAATTAATCCTTTTACAATATCAACAGGAAGAGGAAAAACAAAAAACAGAGAAAAAATAAAGGAAAGCCCCATTAAAGTAACAAAAATGACTAATATCTTCTCGAAGAAAGAATATTTCCCAACCATCATTAAACCATAAAAAACACCAATTACGAGTATGGCAATTGTAAGTACAGTTTCGTATTTGTATGCTATTAATCCTTCGAAATTCATGGCTAGAATTTCGTACAACATATTGGCCGAAATACCTAATATTCCCATTAATGAGTTCCATTGACCAAAAGAGATTCCAATGATTATTAAAATAGCTAAAATTTTCCCTCCTTTAATATGTTTCTTAAAACCATATAAAGCTGTTTCTCCCGAAATTAAAGCGTAATTACCATAGGCAAACATTAAAACACCTGAAAAAATACAACTGATTAGTAAAACCCATAATAATTGCATTCCATAAGTACTTCCTGCAACTATCATAGAGGTAACGCTACCTGTTCCTATGGTATATCCAATTGCAAAAATTCCTGGCCCAAAGCTTAAAATTATTGCAATTATCTTTTTTAATAATGATTTATTTTTTTTGACTTCTGACATGATTTAAAGCTTAGGTTAAAACTTGTTATCTAATCGTAATTACTACCAATTAGTATGGTGAAACTTCCCCGAAGCATCATCGGTTCGTTGATAGGTATGTGCTCCGAAATAATCGCGTTGTGCCTGTATTAAATTGGCTGCTGAATTAGCACTTGTATATGCATTTAAAAAACTAACAGACTCACTCAAACAAGGAACAACTAACTCATTCAAAATACATTCTGACACCACTTTGTTTATTGATGGCTTCAGGCTTTTTAGCTGATTAATAATTGTTTTATGTGTTAAAATATTATCATCTTCTTTTAAAACAGGTATTAAATCCATTATTAAATCGGATTTAATAATGCATCCATTTGTCCATATTCTGGCTATCTCGCTTAAATTTAGTTGCCAAGCATAAGCTTTCCCCGCTTCCGAAATCAACTTAAGTCCCTGATAATGATTTACTATTCTAGCAAACTGGTAAGCATTCAATACTTCATCAATTTTTAAATTTACTAGCCTTGGATTAATTGAAAAGTTCTTGCTGGCCTCGAGGCGCTCTTCTTTATAGAAAGAGGTATATCGAGCAAATAAAGCCGAAGCTACCAATGTGCTAGGAACTCCCAATTGTGCT
This genomic interval from uncultured Marinifilum sp. contains the following:
- a CDS encoding Nramp family divalent metal transporter → MSEVKKNKSLLKKIIAIILSFGPGIFAIGYTIGTGSVTSMIVAGSTYGMQLLWVLLISCIFSGVLMFAYGNYALISGETALYGFKKHIKGGKILAILIIIGISFGQWNSLMGILGISANMLYEILAMNFEGLIAYKYETVLTIAILVIGVFYGLMMVGKYSFFEKILVIFVTLMGLSFIFSLFFVFPLPVDIVKGLIPTIPDVPGGKMMTAAFVGTTMAAATFLSRPLFVRGKGWTIKNLKEQKKDSIVAAILVFVISGSVMAVACGALYYSGKPVTQVLDMANTLEPIAGNLAVTIFFFGTLSAGLSSIFPCLLIAPLLIADYQSGELDTSSRQFKIITFIACLVALIVPVFGANPIEMQILSQVFNVFVLPVVVLGIILMVNNKKVMKNYKTNIGVNIGLFAALFFSCVISYTGILGIIEAL